ATAGTTTCAGCAATTTGAAAACCAACTTTGAAGACAGGATTCAAAGCAGCTATTGGCTCTTGAAAGATCATGGAGATCTGCTTGCCTCTAATTTTATCCATTTCATCTTCACTCAATTTCAAAAGATCTTTACCATTAAACAAAATAGATCCATCGATGATTTCTCCAGGCTGTTCGATAAGTCTCATGATGGATAAAGCTGTGACAGATTTTCCGCAACCTGTTTCGCCCACTATTCCCAGACGTTCTTCTTCATTCAACCAAAGCTCAACACCATTCAGAGCCTTTATGGTACCACGATAAGTGTGAAAAATCACTCGAAGATTGTTCACATTGAGAAGAGAGCCGCGATTCATATCTTACCTCCTGAGTCTGGGATCGAGTATATCTCGAATACCATCCCCAAGTAAATTAAAACCAAGAACAACTATCGCAATAAATAAACCTGGAAAAGTTGAAATCCACCATTGCTGAACCAAATAACTTCTACCATCGCTGACAATTGCACCCCATTCGGGTGTTGGTGGTTGTGCTCCAAGTCCCAAAAATCCAAGCCCTGCAGCGGTCAAAATAATCGTACCCATTCTGAGTGTCAATTGTACAAGTACTGGAGACAAACACATCGGAAGCACATGAAAAAGCAGTATTCGTATGTTGCTTGCACCAACTGCTTTTATAGCCTCTATATACGGTTGTGATTTTACCTTCATCGCTTCCGCACGCGCCAATCTTGCTATGACTGTCCACTCAACAAGGGAAATAGCCAATATAGCGTTAGTCAAACCTCTTCCAAGCATCGCCGATAGAGCCATTGCAAGGATCAGCCGTGGAAATGCAAGGAAAATATCAGTGATACGCATTAAAATTTCGTCAATCACACCACCGAAGTATCCAGCAGTTATTCCGACTGCGACACCTATAGTGCCACTAATCACCGTCACGAGGAATATTATCCAAACTTCTATTCTTGCGCCATGAATTACTCTGCTGAAGATATCACGTCCGAATTGATCTGTACCGAATAGATGAGCCTTACTCGGTGCTTTCAATCTTTCTGGTAGATTGGTTTTTATCGGGTCATACGGTGCCAAAAGTGGCGCAAAGATTGCCATTAAGATGAAACCAATGACTATGAAGGTTCCTATCATAGCGAGCTTTGTTTTTTTCCACAGATAAAAGGTATGTTTCCAATCTTCTATAATCGGTTTCCAACGCGAAATTGCATTCTCTGATCTCTCAGTCAAGAAACTCACCCCTAAACACGCATTCTTGGGTCAAGTGTTGCATAGATAATATCAACAATCAAATTGACTAAAGAGTAAATAATCGCAACAAATAGAGTTCCACCCATGATCGCAGGATAATCCAGTAAAAGTAGGGAATTAACAATGTACCTACCAAGACCAGGCCAACCGAAGATCGTCTCTGTTAAAACTGCGCCTTCGAGCAAGCCTCCGAAAGTCAGTCCTATTATAGTGACTACAGGTATGAGTGCGTTCCTAAGCGCATGGCGGTATATGACAAGACGCCTACCAATACCTTTTGCTTTCGCAGTTCTTATGAAATCCTGTCTAAGAACATCTAACATGCTTGAGCGTGTGATTCTTGCTATCGAAGCGGTTGCTGAGTAACCTAAGACTATCGATGGCAAAACCAAATGTGCCAAAGCATCTTTAAAGGCTTCAAAGTTGAGTGATATTAATGAATCGATTAAATACAATCCCGTGTATTTAGTCGGTGGAGTGATAAAAAGTCCAAGCCTACCAGTTCCTGGCAGCCAACCTAAGCGAAAATAGAAAAGCAACAACAACAACAATCCAGTCCAAAAAACTGGCATTGACACACCAAGTATCGAGAAGACTCTGGCAAAATGATCGATGAATTTATTTCTATAAACTGCCGATAGAATTCCAAGGAAAATTCCAAGAATTACGGACAAAACAGTTGCACATATAGAGAGTTCCAATGTGGCGGGGAAAAAATTTGCAATATCTTTTATAACAGGCCTATTACTTTTTAGAGAAACACCCAGATCACCTTTCAACAACCCGAGCATGTAGTCAGCAAATTGATTCATTAGTGGCTTATCGAGTCCAAGACGCCTTTTCATGTCTTCCACAAGATCAATCGGTGCATTTCCCCCAAGTATTGCCCCAACTGGATCGGCTGGTATGACTTTAGCAATTACAAAAACCAGTACAGATACACCAAAAAGAACAAGCAACATCAAAAACAGTCTACGTATTATGAAAGAACCAAGCTTCATTTACTATGACAGCCTCCCTTGAAAAAAGATAAGTAAAAGGGTGGTTGGTATCTTCCAACCACCCACAGATAGAACGCTATTTCTTGGATATCTTTGTGAAATCAAAGGTCAATGTGTAACCTTCAACAGCTCTTTCGAAACCAACGACATCATTACTGACCGCCCAGAAACCAACTGGTTGGTACAGCATTGCAAAGGCGCTTCTTGTTATCCAGTATTCTTGCAACTCTTTGTACATCTGGGCGCGTTTGGTATCATCCAGCTCGACACCAGCTTTCTCAGCCAAATCTGCTGCATAATCGTCATACCACATGTTTCTCCAAGCAAGTTGTTTAACTCTATAGTTGGCAAATGGCTTTGCAAGTGCATCTGGATCGGGATAGTCTATACCCCAACCGGCTATGATCATTTGATGACCCTGCTGACGATATTTCGCATACATCTCCGAAGATGGCATTTGTACTATATTCGCTTTGATACCTATATCGGCAAGATTCGACTGAACTATTATAGCTTCATTTCTCCTTATATCTGTTGTACTTGTTATTATTTCTACTTCAAAACCATTGGGATAACCTGCCTCGGCTAACAGTTGTTTCGCTTTTTGCACATCTCTCTTGAATGGATTCAATTCGATATAACCAAAATACCCAATGGGCATGAAATTCTGGTTCAATATCGCAAAACCTCTCATGACAGAATTGATAATTGCATCATAATCAATAGCGTATTTTATTGCCAACCTAACTTTTTCGTCTTTGAATGGGCCCCAACCTACGTTCATCGCAACATATTCATTCGACTGTTCAGGTGTGGTAACAAGACGAATATTTCCACTTTTTGCATCTCTCAGTTGCGCTGCTTGTTCTGTAGTTATATTCCAAGCTATATCTACATCTCCCTTTTGAACAAGCAGGAATTGAGTCGTTTCTTCAGGAACATCGTTGATTATGATTTTCTTCAGAGGTGGTTCACCAGCCCAGTATTTTGGATTTGATTGAAGAATTACATGTTCCTTGCGCTTCCATTCGACTATTATAAATGGTCCTGCACCTTGGGATTTGTCTGTCAGGAAAGCCTCACCAAGATCGTTGTTGACTTGATTTGCCAAAACTACTTTTTTGTTGACTACTCCACCCCATGGTGGAGCGATGATAGAGAGTACAATGTTTCTTGCCAGAGGTTTGGTCTTAAGGACAACTGTCAGTGGATCTTTTGCGATGATTGTTTCATCCATATTTTCTTTAGTGAAACCCAATTCATTGAACAACCACGCCGGTGATTTATTGATCGTTAGAACTCTCTTAAACGAAAAGACCACATCTTCTGCAGTGAGAGGATCTCCATTTGCAAAAACAAGACCTTTTCTCAAATGGAAAGTCCAAACGGTTCTGTCTCCTTCTTGTTGAACTTCCCAGCTTTCTGCAAGATCAGGAACTGGTGTGAGAACACCATTTACTGGTTCAATTTTTGTGAGACCAGAATAAGCGGATGTGACAACAGCAGCAGCAAAAGTTTCATAACACACGGCGGGATCAAGCGTGATAAATATTTCTGTGTTGGCTGCTATGACAAGTGTATCTTTTGGAGTTTTGGCAAAACTAAGAACCGCAACCAACACCAACAAAACCACTAAAACTTTTTTCCACATAAAAATTCCCCCCTGCTTAAAGTTTAATGTAACTATACCACAAATAAAGAATCTTGGCAAGAGCCTTGACAACCTTGAAAAGTAAAGCTGTTCAAAAATAAAACTCTCTCATAACAAAAACCCAGTTTTAGTGAATAAGACAAAAGTGACTTGAAGTTATACTCAACAAAGTTCCAAGACAAAGATGTATATTAAAAGAACATAGAGTTTTTATATCAAAATCACAATACAAGGGCAAAGGGATTGTATTGTTAAGGATGTAACATCGTATACTATATAATGGAAGGCGCCAACCAGGATCCTGGGAAAATACCCCATCGTATATTGGCATAGGTCTAATCTCTTGGGTCATCTTTGCTGGTATAACATAAGGATTTCTAATTGTTTATGGTTGAAGTATTATAGAAAGGCTTTTTCAATCTAAATGTTCATCATGATCTTAAATGAGATTTTGATAAAGATAAAAACCTACCTGTTAAGTGATTTGTTGTCTTTCTTTCTCATTCATTTTGGGAGATTTTCCAGTGAAACTTGAAAACAAAAAAATGGTATGGTATCATACATTATGCTGATGGCGGTGTAGCTCAGATGGTCAGAGCGAGTGATTCATAATCACTATGTCGTGGGTTCGAATCCCACCGCCGCCACCAAAGGATTCATTGATCATAATTGATTCAGTTGGTTACCGTCACAAGGCACTGTTGTGCCTTTTTTTATTGTGCAATGTCTTTGATAAGATTATTTTTAGGGGGTAGATAAGATGCGTAGATATACGATTCTTTTTTTTAGTTTCTTTTGCCTATTGTGTTTTGCTTTTGAAATAAGAATGCCAGTTTTTGATAAAGATAATTCTATACATAGTGTTTATTCCTATGATCATGGTGATAAAAGAGAAATCACCATTGTTTTTTGGGATGAAGATCATCCTAATCCTTTCATTGATCTTGTCTATGACATTTATCGTTTTTTCAAATGGGGTAGATTCTACGATATCGAAACGTTTTTTGTTTTGAAAGAACGTATATTGTTCAAAGATGATTTTTGTGATTCACAATCTTACAATCAGTTAGAAAATTTGCATAACAGTGCGGAGGTTCCTATCGATGATTTTGAAAGAACTGACAAAAATGTTGTCATCTACGTGAGTACATGGAATCACATGTTTTCGAACAAACCGTTGGCTGGTACAAATTACATCTCTTTTGAAAAAGAGGAGTTGGAAGGAACAAGAAGGGATGTCGAGAAAATCTACAGTTGGAAAGAAAATGTTCATCTGAAATCGAGTTTGTTCTTATCCTTATCGATGATTTTTTTGGGGATTTTGACTATCTATTTGAAAAATAAACGGAAAGAAGTCACTGTGATAAAAATTTTCACAACATTGTGTGCCGTTGCAATAGCATCTATGAATGCTGATAATGTTGAATGGTTGATTGTCTTTGGACTGATCTTTGGCACAATCGGCGATGCGTTTATGGAAAAGCCTGAAAGATTCATCTATGGTATGGCTTCATTTCTGATCGGTCATTTGTTTTATTCTATCAGTTTTGGTATCAAATTTACCGTTCCCCCATCATGGATTTTTATAGTGACATTTGCAATATTGACGATTTTGTATTTTGGGGTACTATATAGGTATTTGGTAGGTAATAGATTATCTGTATCTGTATATCTTGTGGCAATAGGAACCATGTTCAGTTTCTCATTTTCTCCTTTCTACAAGGGCATCTACTATCTAAGGTTTCTATTACCCATAGCAGGCGGACTGTTTGTCTTCTCTGACTTTCTCATCGCTGTTGATAAATTTGTGAAAAGAGTACCAGCACGTCATGTGATCATCCTTGGAACGTATTTTGTATCTCAGTTGATTATTTCGTTATCAACGATCTTTTAAAGGACCAATGATTGAACCGTTTTGTGATAATAGTGAAACAATTCACGAAAAATCTTTTTACACCCATCTCTTTTATCCCAACAGGGGGTATCATAATTTTGAAAGGGATTTATAAAAAAACAGATGGTTGATTTTGATAGAAATCACCAAATTTGTGACACCAGCAACCTCTTACGATAGATCAACACCTTCTCGCGAGACTGGGGTTAACCAACCCCAGTTTTTTTCAGATTAGTGGTAAAATCTACAAGGGCGGCGCTGTGAGAAATGTCATTTTATTATTCTTATTATTTTCCTTTCTTGCGTACTGTTTTCAAATAGATCTCGTTGACATCCACTTTTCTCCAAAAGGTGGATGTACCGAAGCCATTATTCAGCAGATAAACCAGACACAAAAAGAGATCAAGATTATGATCTATTCTTTCACATCTGAGCTTATTGCTAATGCGCTTTTACAAGCATTCAACAGAGGAATTTATATAGAAATAATTATCGACGAAGGCAACGATATCTCAAGATATTCTCAAACCTCTTTTCTGAGACAAAATGGAATAAAGGTCTATATCGATGGAAAGGAAGCCATTCATCACAATAAAGTGATCATAATAGACCAAGAAATAGTTATCACTGGTTCATTCAATTTTTCAAAGGCAGCAGAACAATCAAACGCAGAAAATTTAGTAATTCTCAAATCAACTGAATTAGCAAGTATTTATCTCGCAAATTATGAATTACATAAAAACCATTCTTACCTTCGTGTGGAAGAAACAAAAGAGTTCGGTATCGAAGAAACACTCGAAAGCACGCCAGCACAAAATTTATACAACACAAATTAATTAGTGACAATCCATATTTTGCCGTAGAACTAAGCAGCTTGGAAAGAAAAATCAGACCTGCCTTATCATAGATTTTCCTGAAAGATTACCCACCAATTTTGTACATTGTCTTGATTCGATACGAAATCACTTTGAAAATTTGCCATGGGTATGAAGCAACCAAATATTTTTTACGCAATTGACTGTGATTTTCAAGATTAGTTTCTCTATTGTTAAACTCGCACAGAAGAATGAAAATGTTCGGTAGAATAACTGTTGTTATCTTATAACAGGAGTTGATGAAGATGAAAGATTCTAAGTTGTTGTACAAGGTTTTCCTTACCTTTCTGAAGATATCTACCTTTACACTCGGTGGAGGTTATGCAATGATTCCTGTCATGCAGTGGGAAGCTAAGAAACTCGGATGGGTTAGTGAAGATGATTTTTACAAAGATCTTTCACTTGCACAGTCAATCCCCGGTCCGATTGCTTTCAACACTGCTGTAATGATCGGTAAAAGGGTGGCTGGCGTTTTTGGAGCCTTTTTAGCAGGGTTCGCTATCGTTTTACCACCATTCTTCGCAATAGTAGCTGTAGCAAGCTTGATCAAACCTTTTTCGAACAATGTATATGTTCAAGGTTTCTTGAGAGGTTGTTATGCTGCTGTAATAGGGCTTGTTTTCAATGTCCTTTATGGTCTTGTGAAACGTCAAAAATGGGATGTCTTCAAATTAGGAGTTGTATCGATAGGTGTTGTGCTTCTTGTTCTCAATGCTTCTCTACTTATTCCAGTTTTTCTTGGAGTTGTTGGAATTTTATATCTAAAAGGGGGTAAAGCAGAGTGATCTTGAAGCTCATATGGATCTTCCTCAAAATAGGTTTTTTTGCATTTGGTGGAGGCTGGGCAATTGTAGGGATCTTGAGAAATGAAATGATATCGAACAAGATATTGTCTGCTGAAGAATTTACTCAAGCAGTCTCAATAGCACAAATAACTCCAGGTCCTGTTGCGATCAATCTTGCAACATACACTGGTTATAAGTACTTTGGTTTTCTTGGAGCCATAGTAAATACCTTTGCTTTTTTACTCGCTCCTATTTTGATAATTTCGGTCTTGTTCTTATTAGCTAAACGTGTCAAAGTAGATAAAGAAAGATGGTCTAAGGCACTTACAGGTATCACCACGGTGATGATTGCTGTAACTTTGTACTCTCTGGTTGTACCAAAGATAAATGATTTAGTGATGATATCAATTGCCACTGCAGTGTTTTCCTGCATTTCAAAGTTCAAAATTCATCCGCTTATTTTGATCTTTTTGAGTGGGTTTGTTGGTGTGGTTGTTTATGGGTTTCTTTGAGATATAATAAGACCAACAAGGGGGGATTTTGATGAAGAAAGTGTTTTTCGGAATCATCTTGATAATGTCTGTATGTCTTTTTGCTTATGAAGCAACCATTAATTTGCTTGATTTCAAATTCTTCACTTACAAAGTGATCACAGAAGATCAAGAAATTCTTGCTGGTTTTACAAGCGAAAAGACCAAAAATGGTTATGAAGTAACACACTGGTCGAAATTTATCGTCCCAGAAGATGAGGAGCTGAATTACGATTATTTTGCAACGTCTTACTTGGCGGCGGTTTTCACATTTGTTTATAACCCAGCCTATACCAGCTTTTTTAGTATGATCGATATAGACAACCCAACGACATTGAATATGTATGGTATCAAGATCACCTATGATGGTGAGGAGAAAGTTGGAAAGTACGTGGGAAAGAAATTCACCTATTATGTAAATGAAAAGCCATTGATAACTTGGGTTATAAATAAACAAGTGCCCTTGGTTTTGAAATCTATTATCCACGAAACCAACTATACATTTGAACTTGTAGATTTTCAGACAAGGTAATTCTAATCTTTTCTCGCTGCAAAGAGCTCTGCACCAGATAGAAAGTACTTTGTGAGTGTAAAAAACAAAACAAACATTGGTATGCTGGCAATCACTGCGGCCGCCATCATTGCACCTTCGTTGGTATATTTTTCTGTTGCAAATTGAATAATATACAATGGTATCGTTTTCTTCTCAGGACTCTGTATCACAAGCAGAGGCCATAACAGATTGTCCCATTGAGATCTAAATGTCAGAATGGCAAGTGTGGTAATAGCTGGAAGGCTGTTAGGTAAAACTATTCTCCAGTATATGCCAAACTCACTTGTCCCGTCTATTCTTGCCGCATCGATCAATTCGTCTGGGAAAGTCAAAAGATATTGTCTCATCATGAAGATACCAAATGCATTCATCAAAAGAGGAACAATCAATCCTGCATATGTGTCTTGCATACCCATGTTGGTAACAATAAGATAAAGTGGGATCATTATCGCTTCGAAGGGAATCATCATGGTGCTTAGAATCATTAAAAATATAAAGGTTCGTCCTTTGAATCTGTATTTTGCAAGACCATAGCCTGTCAATGAACACAAAAGTACAGTTCCAATTGTTGTCAAAGAAGCTACTAAAAATGAATTCCAAATACTCTTCAGATAGAAAAACTTCCCGTCATTTCCTTTTATAGCCTGCCAATAATTCTCCCATTTGAACTCTCCACTGATCCATGGGTATGGTATTTTCATTATGTTTCTCGAAGACATTATAGAAGCTGTGAACATGAAAACAATAGGTGTGAGAATGAAAACTGCAAATATTATCAAGAACAACCATATGATGATATCTATGAATATTGACTGTTTCACATTATCACCTTCAGTAAGTAACATCTTCAGTTTTTGAGAATTTGATCTGAAGATAACTGAAAGACATGATTATCGAGAAAAGTATTACACTCATAGCACTCGCTCTACCAATTTGCCGATCTCTTATAGCTGTGTTGTATATATTGAGCGTTATTACATCAATTGGTTTGAGAGGAGCACCACCTTGAACGAACAAATATTGTGTACTGAAGGTTCTAAGGCATTGAATCATTGACATAACTGACACCAATAATGTTGTAGGTTTTATCAAGGGTAATGTAATATAGAAAAAATCTTGCCATTTGTTTGCACCATCTATTATGGCAGCTTCATGAACAGATCTGGGGATACTCGCCATACCAGCAACAAAGATGATTGTAAAATAACCAACGTATTTCCAGAAATAAACTATTATAGTTGCAAATCTCAACATACTTTCGTTCGATAGCCAGTGATAATCAATTCCTTTAGTACTAAAGATGAAGTTCAAAAATTGGTTAGACAATCCTCTTGGATCAAAGATTAGAAGCCAGATTGCTGCTGCAACAACTGATGATAGAACCGCTGGTGAATAATACGCCATTTGAAGGAATTTTTGAAATCTTCTTCTGGTAAGTATCAAAGCCGCAAAAATTAAACTGAATACAACCATAGGAATGAAAGTGCCAATGGCAAAAATAGTCGTTGCTTTGATTGAATTCCAAAAAGCTTCTGATTTAAAAAGATATATGTAGTTGTTGAAACCTATGAATTTTGGAGCTTTAAGCGATAAAAGTTCCTTTCTGAAAAAACTCATCCAAAAGGCGTTAGCCATGGGATAAAAACTGAATATCGCAAAAAAGACTATCGCAGGTATTGTGAACACAAATCCCCAAAATGCCTTCTTTCTTTCTAAAGTTCTCAGATACATCACCTCAGAAAAAGGTGGGCTGTGCCCACCTTTTGTTTATTCTTCTTGGAGAAGTTCGTTTGCTTTTTTCTTTAATGTCTTTAAAGCCTCTTCTGGAGTCGTTGTTGTAAGCATCACTGATTCAACAGCTTCTTTTATCAACTGTTCGAACTGAGGTCCCTTAGGATGAAGTGGAACGATATGAGCTTTCTCCATATCTTCCAAGAAGACTTTTGCGTATGGATAGTTTTTGAAGGTATCAGATTCAATCAAAGATTTCTTAGGTTGTATGAGACCTACATTTAAAAGGTAATCTTCCGGGTGGCTAAGCATGTAATTTATGAATCTCCAAGCCCATTCTTGTTTTTCTTTCGAACTCTC
The DNA window shown above is from Thermotoga profunda AZM34c06 and carries:
- the nikC gene encoding nickel transporter permease, whose protein sequence is MTERSENAISRWKPIIEDWKHTFYLWKKTKLAMIGTFIVIGFILMAIFAPLLAPYDPIKTNLPERLKAPSKAHLFGTDQFGRDIFSRVIHGARIEVWIIFLVTVISGTIGVAVGITAGYFGGVIDEILMRITDIFLAFPRLILAMALSAMLGRGLTNAILAISLVEWTVIARLARAEAMKVKSQPYIEAIKAVGASNIRILLFHVLPMCLSPVLVQLTLRMGTIILTAAGLGFLGLGAQPPTPEWGAIVSDGRSYLVQQWWISTFPGLFIAIVVLGFNLLGDGIRDILDPRLRR
- a CDS encoding ABC transporter permease, with translation MKLGSFIIRRLFLMLLVLFGVSVLVFVIAKVIPADPVGAILGGNAPIDLVEDMKRRLGLDKPLMNQFADYMLGLLKGDLGVSLKSNRPVIKDIANFFPATLELSICATVLSVILGIFLGILSAVYRNKFIDHFARVFSILGVSMPVFWTGLLLLLLFYFRLGWLPGTGRLGLFITPPTKYTGLYLIDSLISLNFEAFKDALAHLVLPSIVLGYSATASIARITRSSMLDVLRQDFIRTAKAKGIGRRLVIYRHALRNALIPVVTIIGLTFGGLLEGAVLTETIFGWPGLGRYIVNSLLLLDYPAIMGGTLFVAIIYSLVNLIVDIIYATLDPRMRV
- a CDS encoding ABC transporter substrate-binding protein, whose translation is MWKKVLVVLLVLVAVLSFAKTPKDTLVIAANTEIFITLDPAVCYETFAAAVVTSAYSGLTKIEPVNGVLTPVPDLAESWEVQQEGDRTVWTFHLRKGLVFANGDPLTAEDVVFSFKRVLTINKSPAWLFNELGFTKENMDETIIAKDPLTVVLKTKPLARNIVLSIIAPPWGGVVNKKVVLANQVNNDLGEAFLTDKSQGAGPFIIVEWKRKEHVILQSNPKYWAGEPPLKKIIINDVPEETTQFLLVQKGDVDIAWNITTEQAAQLRDAKSGNIRLVTTPEQSNEYVAMNVGWGPFKDEKVRLAIKYAIDYDAIINSVMRGFAILNQNFMPIGYFGYIELNPFKRDVQKAKQLLAEAGYPNGFEVEIITSTTDIRRNEAIIVQSNLADIGIKANIVQMPSSEMYAKYRQQGHQMIIAGWGIDYPDPDALAKPFANYRVKQLAWRNMWYDDYAADLAEKAGVELDDTKRAQMYKELQEYWITRSAFAMLYQPVGFWAVSNDVVGFERAVEGYTLTFDFTKISKK
- a CDS encoding lysoplasmalogenase, which translates into the protein MRRYTILFFSFFCLLCFAFEIRMPVFDKDNSIHSVYSYDHGDKREITIVFWDEDHPNPFIDLVYDIYRFFKWGRFYDIETFFVLKERILFKDDFCDSQSYNQLENLHNSAEVPIDDFERTDKNVVIYVSTWNHMFSNKPLAGTNYISFEKEELEGTRRDVEKIYSWKENVHLKSSLFLSLSMIFLGILTIYLKNKRKEVTVIKIFTTLCAVAIASMNADNVEWLIVFGLIFGTIGDAFMEKPERFIYGMASFLIGHLFYSISFGIKFTVPPSWIFIVTFAILTILYFGVLYRYLVGNRLSVSVYLVAIGTMFSFSFSPFYKGIYYLRFLLPIAGGLFVFSDFLIAVDKFVKRVPARHVIILGTYFVSQLIISLSTIF
- a CDS encoding phospholipase D family nuclease; its protein translation is MRNVILLFLLFSFLAYCFQIDLVDIHFSPKGGCTEAIIQQINQTQKEIKIMIYSFTSELIANALLQAFNRGIYIEIIIDEGNDISRYSQTSFLRQNGIKVYIDGKEAIHHNKVIIIDQEIVITGSFNFSKAAEQSNAENLVILKSTELASIYLANYELHKNHSYLRVEETKEFGIEETLESTPAQNLYNTN
- a CDS encoding chromate transporter; the encoded protein is MKDSKLLYKVFLTFLKISTFTLGGGYAMIPVMQWEAKKLGWVSEDDFYKDLSLAQSIPGPIAFNTAVMIGKRVAGVFGAFLAGFAIVLPPFFAIVAVASLIKPFSNNVYVQGFLRGCYAAVIGLVFNVLYGLVKRQKWDVFKLGVVSIGVVLLVLNASLLIPVFLGVVGILYLKGGKAE
- a CDS encoding chromate transporter; translation: MILKLIWIFLKIGFFAFGGGWAIVGILRNEMISNKILSAEEFTQAVSIAQITPGPVAINLATYTGYKYFGFLGAIVNTFAFLLAPILIISVLFLLAKRVKVDKERWSKALTGITTVMIAVTLYSLVVPKINDLVMISIATAVFSCISKFKIHPLILIFLSGFVGVVVYGFL
- a CDS encoding carbohydrate ABC transporter permease, which encodes MKQSIFIDIIIWLFLIIFAVFILTPIVFMFTASIMSSRNIMKIPYPWISGEFKWENYWQAIKGNDGKFFYLKSIWNSFLVASLTTIGTVLLCSLTGYGLAKYRFKGRTFIFLMILSTMMIPFEAIMIPLYLIVTNMGMQDTYAGLIVPLLMNAFGIFMMRQYLLTFPDELIDAARIDGTSEFGIYWRIVLPNSLPAITTLAILTFRSQWDNLLWPLLVIQSPEKKTIPLYIIQFATEKYTNEGAMMAAAVIASIPMFVLFFTLTKYFLSGAELFAARKD
- a CDS encoding carbohydrate ABC transporter permease, with the protein product MYLRTLERKKAFWGFVFTIPAIVFFAIFSFYPMANAFWMSFFRKELLSLKAPKFIGFNNYIYLFKSEAFWNSIKATTIFAIGTFIPMVVFSLIFAALILTRRRFQKFLQMAYYSPAVLSSVVAAAIWLLIFDPRGLSNQFLNFIFSTKGIDYHWLSNESMLRFATIIVYFWKYVGYFTIIFVAGMASIPRSVHEAAIIDGANKWQDFFYITLPLIKPTTLLVSVMSMIQCLRTFSTQYLFVQGGAPLKPIDVITLNIYNTAIRDRQIGRASAMSVILFSIIMSFSYLQIKFSKTEDVTY